In a single window of the Bradyrhizobium sp. ORS 285 genome:
- a CDS encoding MFS transporter: protein MAEAAAAPSALEQTTMRRVSWRIMPFMMICYLFAILDRGNVGMASLQMVHDLGMSKAVFGFGASLFFFSYFLMEVPSNLALQRFGARRWIARIMISWGIISAGMAFVQGQHSFYVMRFLLGAAEAGFFPGVLLYLTYWLPANYRGRMIALFGISIPAASFIGSPLGGLLLGMDGLLGLRGWQWLFIVEGVPTVVLGLICLAILTDRPEDARWLRDDERTWLCNELNREKAGRPSAAAKTGWGSFLHLLRNPIVWAMALACSGASAAGSVLGVWQPQFLKSFGLTNLETGLINSIPYGVACVLMVLWGRHSDRTSERRWHTALTLLLISFGFLGVFVVHSLIGTVILLSLVLVGAYAFKGPFWALSSGWLGAGSVAAGLAMINAVSNLIGGGLMVNIYGSVLDATGNYGLALLPIAIVTMIGAGLVLVISRSRSTETTILAAAKEA from the coding sequence ATGGCTGAAGCTGCGGCGGCGCCGAGTGCGCTCGAACAGACGACCATGCGCCGCGTGTCGTGGCGCATCATGCCTTTCATGATGATCTGCTATCTGTTCGCGATTCTCGATCGCGGCAATGTCGGCATGGCGTCGCTGCAGATGGTGCACGATCTCGGCATGTCGAAGGCTGTGTTCGGGTTCGGTGCCAGCCTGTTCTTCTTCTCCTATTTTCTCATGGAAGTGCCGAGCAATCTGGCCCTGCAGCGTTTTGGCGCACGGCGCTGGATCGCGCGGATCATGATCAGCTGGGGCATCATCTCGGCCGGTATGGCCTTCGTGCAGGGCCAACATTCCTTCTACGTGATGCGCTTCCTGCTCGGCGCCGCCGAGGCCGGCTTCTTTCCCGGTGTGCTGCTCTATCTGACCTACTGGCTGCCCGCGAACTATCGCGGCCGCATGATCGCGCTGTTCGGCATCTCCATCCCGGCCGCGAGTTTCATTGGCTCGCCGCTCGGCGGCCTGCTGCTCGGTATGGACGGCTTGCTCGGCCTTCGCGGCTGGCAATGGCTGTTCATCGTCGAAGGCGTTCCTACCGTGGTGCTTGGCTTGATCTGCCTCGCCATTCTGACCGATCGTCCAGAGGACGCACGATGGCTGCGTGACGACGAGCGCACCTGGCTGTGCAATGAGCTCAACCGCGAGAAGGCGGGCCGCCCATCGGCCGCCGCCAAGACCGGCTGGGGATCGTTCCTGCATCTGCTGCGCAACCCGATCGTCTGGGCCATGGCGCTCGCCTGCTCCGGCGCCTCGGCCGCCGGATCGGTGCTCGGGGTGTGGCAGCCGCAGTTCCTCAAGTCATTCGGCCTCACCAACCTCGAGACCGGCCTGATCAACTCGATTCCCTACGGCGTGGCCTGCGTGCTGATGGTGCTGTGGGGCCGCCACTCCGACAGAACGAGCGAACGCCGCTGGCACACCGCGCTGACGCTGCTGCTGATCTCGTTCGGCTTCCTGGGTGTCTTCGTTGTCCATTCCCTGATCGGCACGGTCATTCTGCTCAGCCTGGTCCTTGTCGGCGCCTATGCCTTCAAGGGCCCGTTCTGGGCGCTGTCGTCGGGATGGCTCGGTGCGGGATCGGTCGCAGCAGGCCTTGCGATGATCAATGCGGTGTCGAACCTGATCGGCGGCGGCCTGATGGTCAACATCTACGGCAGCGTGCTGGATGCGACCGGCAATTATGGTCTGGCGCTGCTGCCAATCGCGATCGTCACCATGATCGGCGCCGGGCTGGTCCTCGTCATCAGCCGGTCACGTAGCACCGAGACGACGATCCTGGCCGCCGCGAAGGAGGCGTGA
- a CDS encoding amidohydrolase — protein MGQVSQLSRRGLLFGAATLATLPRSTWSQSADAVRWSAGTAPPASKVPPRATDCHFHTYDASYPTTPGAALTPPDASPDDYKALQRRIGTTRGVLVTPSTYGTDNSLQLASMKALGADNFRMVAVVAEDVSDAELKRLDALGARGVRFNLPFPGPLSVGSLEKLSPRLAALGWHCEINMRPQQLEAAQDMLLRLPSRIVIDHLGALPAEGVKSPSYAIIRRLLDKGNTWVKLSGAYLSSRSPFAESAAITAAYVRAAPERMVWGSDWPHPTRKAEDKPDDAELFDLMANAMPDQATLQRVLVDSPAELYGFPT, from the coding sequence ATGGGACAAGTCTCTCAGCTCTCGCGGCGCGGCCTGCTGTTCGGCGCCGCGACGCTCGCCACCCTGCCCCGCTCGACATGGAGCCAATCCGCCGACGCCGTGCGTTGGTCGGCGGGGACCGCGCCGCCCGCCAGCAAGGTGCCGCCGCGCGCGACTGACTGCCATTTCCACACCTACGACGCCAGCTATCCGACGACGCCGGGCGCCGCGCTGACGCCGCCCGACGCGTCGCCTGACGACTACAAGGCGCTGCAGCGCCGGATCGGCACCACCCGCGGCGTGCTCGTGACGCCGTCGACCTATGGCACCGACAACAGCCTGCAACTCGCGTCGATGAAGGCGCTCGGCGCCGATAACTTCCGCATGGTGGCCGTCGTCGCCGAGGACGTGTCAGACGCCGAGCTGAAACGGCTCGACGCGCTCGGGGCGCGTGGCGTGCGCTTCAACCTGCCCTTCCCCGGCCCGCTGTCGGTCGGCTCGCTCGAAAAGCTGTCGCCGCGGCTTGCGGCGCTCGGCTGGCACTGCGAGATCAACATGCGCCCGCAGCAGCTCGAGGCCGCGCAGGACATGCTGCTGCGCCTGCCGTCGCGGATCGTGATCGATCATCTCGGGGCCTTGCCGGCCGAGGGAGTCAAAAGCCCGTCCTATGCGATCATTCGCCGGCTGCTCGACAAGGGTAACACCTGGGTCAAGCTGTCGGGCGCCTACCTCAGCAGCCGGTCGCCTTTTGCCGAGAGCGCCGCGATCACGGCGGCCTATGTTCGCGCGGCTCCCGAGCGGATGGTGTGGGGCAGCGACTGGCCGCATCCCACCCGCAAGGCGGAGGACAAACCCGATGATGCGGAGTTGTTCGACCTGATGGCTAACGCGATGCCGGACCAGGCGACCTTGCAGCGGGTCCTGGTCGACTCGCCCGCCGAACTCTATGGATTTCCGACATGA
- a CDS encoding PAS domain-containing sensor histidine kinase, with translation MTSADTSATPFDSTPGESRRWTWRTWLAPVAVGLALLSAFLTFIVLVGLSPIEPTPEVVSTFLLIDAGTILILVGIIIREVWQMVQARRRGRAAARLHVQIVSLFSVIAVLPAVLVSLVANVTIDRGLDRLFSGPAKEAIQNSLTVARAYTYEHAQLIRGDILGMANDIAHARPLYDQDRGTFRELLTASAASRNLPGAMLIDKDRTVLETAETGIQQTFQTPPADFLSNVNETEPQIAVFPDANYVAAVIRLRAFNDTFLYVARLLDPRVIAQLKQTETSVAEYAVVESRRLGIQVAFALMFAVIALTILMASVLIGLNFANWLVSPIRQLMNAAHTVATGDLNVQVPVHRSEGDLAQLGQTFNKMTQELRTQRDELVSASDLIDSRRRFIEAVLSSASAGIIGVDASGSVGILNRSAEKLIGHAEQEVLDHPLSEVLPELDDMMKTAREGKQRLVQGQITIQRDGHERNLSVRVTAEQTNQARDSYIITLDDITELVSAQRTSAWGDVARRIAHEIKNPLTPIQLSAERIRRKFGKVITEDKAVFEQCTETIVRQVDDIRRMVDEFSRFARMPKPVMEGEDVADAVRQAVFLMKVAHPEIDIETDIKQDPLRAQFDRRLISQALTNIIKNATEAIEVVPEEELGKGRIDVVASREGDDVLIDVIDNGIGLPKVARQRLLEPYVTTRAKGTGLGLAIVGRVLEDHGGKLELKDASDFRPGQRGAWMRLRFAVSGQAAQPGAKEQAAASSNPQMTEPGGETPSTVQATNDQPKIQAATGS, from the coding sequence ATGACCAGCGCAGACACCTCGGCCACCCCCTTCGATTCGACGCCCGGCGAAAGCCGGCGCTGGACCTGGCGCACCTGGCTGGCGCCGGTGGCGGTCGGGCTCGCGCTGCTGTCGGCCTTCCTCACCTTCATCGTGCTGGTCGGCCTGAGCCCCATCGAGCCGACGCCCGAGGTCGTTAGCACCTTCCTGCTGATCGATGCCGGAACGATCCTGATCCTGGTCGGGATCATCATCCGCGAGGTCTGGCAGATGGTCCAGGCCCGGCGGCGCGGCCGGGCGGCGGCGCGGCTGCACGTCCAGATCGTCAGCCTGTTCTCGGTGATCGCGGTGCTGCCGGCGGTGCTGGTGTCGCTGGTCGCCAACGTCACCATCGACCGCGGCCTCGACCGGCTGTTCTCAGGACCTGCGAAAGAGGCGATCCAGAACTCGCTGACGGTCGCACGCGCCTACACCTATGAGCATGCGCAGCTGATCCGCGGCGACATCCTCGGTATGGCCAACGACATTGCCCATGCGCGGCCGCTCTATGATCAGGACCGCGGCACCTTCCGCGAGCTGCTCACCGCCAGCGCCGCCTCGCGCAATCTGCCGGGGGCGATGCTGATCGACAAGGACCGAACGGTCCTGGAGACCGCCGAGACCGGCATCCAACAGACCTTCCAGACGCCGCCGGCCGACTTCCTCAGCAACGTCAACGAGACCGAGCCGCAGATCGCGGTGTTCCCCGACGCCAACTACGTCGCCGCCGTGATCCGCCTGCGCGCGTTCAACGACACCTTCCTCTATGTAGCCCGGCTGCTCGATCCGCGCGTGATCGCGCAGCTCAAGCAGACCGAGACCTCGGTCGCCGAATATGCCGTGGTCGAGTCGCGCCGTCTCGGCATCCAGGTCGCCTTCGCGCTGATGTTCGCGGTGATCGCGCTGACGATTTTGATGGCTTCGGTGCTGATCGGCTTGAACTTCGCCAACTGGCTGGTGTCGCCGATCCGGCAACTGATGAATGCCGCGCATACGGTGGCGACCGGCGACCTCAACGTCCAGGTCCCCGTGCATCGCTCCGAGGGCGACCTTGCCCAGCTCGGCCAGACCTTCAACAAGATGACGCAGGAGCTGCGCACCCAGCGCGACGAGCTGGTCAGCGCCAGCGATCTGATCGACAGCCGGCGCCGCTTCATCGAGGCGGTGCTGTCCTCGGCCTCAGCCGGCATCATCGGCGTCGATGCGTCGGGCAGCGTGGGCATCCTCAACCGGTCGGCCGAGAAGCTGATCGGCCACGCCGAGCAGGAGGTGCTCGATCATCCGCTCTCCGAGGTGCTGCCCGAACTCGACGACATGATGAAGACCGCGCGCGAGGGCAAGCAGCGGCTTGTGCAGGGACAGATCACGATCCAGCGCGACGGCCACGAGCGTAATCTGTCGGTAAGGGTCACTGCGGAACAAACAAACCAGGCGCGCGACAGCTACATCATCACGCTCGACGACATCACCGAGCTCGTCTCAGCGCAGCGTACCTCGGCATGGGGCGACGTCGCGCGGCGGATCGCGCACGAGATCAAGAATCCGCTGACGCCGATTCAACTGTCCGCAGAGCGGATTCGCCGCAAATTCGGCAAGGTCATCACCGAGGACAAGGCCGTATTTGAGCAATGTACCGAGACGATCGTGCGGCAGGTCGACGACATCAGGCGAATGGTCGACGAGTTCTCGCGCTTTGCTCGGATGCCGAAGCCGGTGATGGAAGGCGAGGACGTTGCCGACGCCGTCCGTCAGGCCGTGTTCCTGATGAAGGTCGCGCATCCCGAGATCGATATCGAGACCGACATCAAGCAGGATCCGCTGCGCGCGCAGTTCGACCGCCGGCTGATCTCGCAGGCGCTGACCAACATCATCAAGAACGCGACCGAGGCGATCGAGGTGGTGCCGGAAGAGGAGCTGGGCAAGGGCCGCATCGATGTCGTGGCGTCGCGCGAGGGCGATGACGTGTTGATCGACGTGATCGACAACGGAATCGGCCTGCCGAAGGTGGCGCGGCAACGGCTGCTCGAGCCCTATGTCACGACGCGCGCCAAGGGCACGGGCCTTGGTCTTGCGATCGTCGGCCGCGTGCTTGAGGACCACGGCGGCAAGCTGGAGCTGAAGGACGCCTCCGATTTCCGTCCGGGCCAGCGCGGCGCGTGGATGCGGCTGCGTTTTGCCGTCTCCGGCCAGGCCGCGCAACCAGGAGCGAAGGAGCAGGCAGCCGCCTCCAGCAATCCGCAGATGACAGAGCCGGGCGGGGAAACCCCGAGCACGGTTCAAGCGACCAACGATCAACCAAAAATCCAAGCTGCAACCGGCAGCTGA
- a CDS encoding RraA family protein yields the protein MTVGFRIYPNPKQKVSKDLVERYRTLPVANVSDSMSRMTAAGPRLRPMHGGGVLAGPAITVKARPGDNLMLHKALDIAEPGDVVVVDAGGDLSNALIGEMMIAHAERRGLGGVVINGAVRDAAAIRAGKFPIFAAGVTHRGPYKDGPGEINVPIAIDGMVIHPGDLVLGDDDGLVCVPLADAEAVFAAAKKKHEAETAQLEAIAAGRNDRSWVDEELKKRGVEYMG from the coding sequence ATGACCGTCGGTTTTCGTATTTATCCAAATCCGAAGCAGAAAGTTTCCAAGGACCTGGTCGAGCGGTATCGAACGCTCCCGGTCGCCAATGTGAGCGACAGCATGTCCCGCATGACCGCCGCCGGCCCGCGGCTGCGGCCGATGCATGGCGGCGGCGTGCTCGCAGGCCCGGCGATCACCGTGAAGGCGCGCCCCGGTGACAATCTCATGCTGCACAAGGCGCTGGACATCGCGGAGCCCGGCGACGTCGTCGTGGTCGATGCCGGCGGCGACCTGTCCAACGCATTGATCGGTGAGATGATGATTGCGCATGCCGAGCGGCGCGGCCTCGGTGGTGTCGTCATCAACGGCGCCGTTCGCGATGCCGCCGCGATTCGCGCCGGCAAGTTTCCGATCTTTGCCGCTGGCGTGACCCATCGCGGCCCCTACAAGGACGGTCCCGGCGAGATCAATGTCCCGATCGCGATCGACGGCATGGTGATCCATCCGGGCGACCTCGTTCTCGGCGACGACGACGGCCTCGTCTGCGTGCCGCTCGCCGACGCTGAGGCGGTGTTCGCCGCGGCGAAGAAGAAGCATGAGGCCGAGACAGCGCAGCTCGAGGCGATCGCGGCCGGCCGCAACGACCGGTCTTGGGTCGATGAGGAATTGAAGAAGCGCGGCGTCGAATATATGGGCTGA
- the hfq gene encoding RNA chaperone Hfq, translating into MAADRAQNLQDTFLNHVRKTKTPLTIFLVNGVKLQGIVTWFDNFCLLLRRDGHSQLVYKHAISTIMPGAPIQLFEGGEDASA; encoded by the coding sequence ATGGCGGCAGACCGCGCACAAAACCTACAAGACACCTTTCTCAACCACGTCCGCAAAACCAAGACGCCGCTCACGATCTTCCTGGTCAACGGCGTGAAACTGCAGGGCATTGTCACATGGTTCGACAATTTCTGCCTGTTGCTCCGGCGCGACGGTCACTCGCAGCTCGTCTACAAGCATGCGATCTCCACCATCATGCCGGGCGCCCCGATCCAGCTGTTCGAGGGCGGCGAGGACGCCTCTGCGTGA
- a CDS encoding hydroxyacid dehydrogenase produces the protein MRYKLLITGPALTAEATAIAAQRGAVLVDNPRYASPQELAEIAAREQPDGIIVRQGKIDDQVIGASPKLKAIAKHGVGYDNIDVDAADRRGIPVFVARGANSQSVAELAFALMFAVAREIPHLDARIKTGHWDKATTKGAQLLGRSLGVIGFGEIGRILVGLVQPLQMKVRIFDPYMPDDAKIAGAERVDSLDAILAASDVISLHCPLTPQTRNMIGRDQLARMRRNAILINTARGGLIDETALFEALRDGVIAGAGLDSFAEEPARPDLPLLTLPNVVVTPHAGASTQEARDAMGVVAVNHVLDVLEGKTIDRRAIVNRKQLSIA, from the coding sequence ATGCGGTACAAACTTCTCATCACCGGCCCGGCCCTCACCGCAGAGGCGACGGCGATCGCTGCCCAGCGCGGTGCGGTGCTGGTCGATAACCCGCGATATGCGAGCCCTCAGGAGCTGGCGGAGATCGCAGCCCGCGAACAGCCCGACGGCATCATTGTGCGGCAAGGCAAGATCGACGACCAGGTGATCGGCGCCTCGCCGAAGCTCAAGGCGATCGCCAAGCACGGCGTCGGCTATGACAATATCGATGTCGACGCCGCCGACCGGCGGGGCATCCCCGTGTTCGTTGCGCGCGGCGCCAATTCACAATCCGTCGCCGAGCTGGCCTTCGCGCTGATGTTCGCTGTGGCCCGCGAGATCCCTCACCTCGACGCGCGCATCAAGACCGGACATTGGGACAAGGCGACGACGAAGGGGGCGCAGTTGCTCGGCCGCAGCCTCGGCGTGATCGGCTTCGGCGAGATCGGCCGCATCCTGGTCGGCCTGGTTCAGCCGCTGCAGATGAAGGTGCGCATTTTCGATCCCTACATGCCGGATGACGCCAAAATAGCGGGTGCCGAGCGTGTCGACAGCCTCGATGCGATCCTCGCAGCGAGCGACGTGATCAGCCTGCACTGCCCGTTGACGCCGCAGACCCGCAACATGATCGGCCGCGACCAGCTCGCCCGCATGCGTCGCAACGCCATCCTGATCAATACCGCCCGCGGCGGGCTGATCGACGAGACCGCTCTGTTCGAGGCGCTGCGCGACGGCGTCATCGCCGGCGCCGGCCTGGATTCGTTCGCGGAGGAGCCGGCGCGGCCCGATCTGCCACTGCTGACCTTGCCGAATGTGGTCGTGACCCCGCATGCTGGCGCCAGCACGCAGGAAGCCCGCGATGCGATGGGTGTGGTCGCGGTCAATCACGTCTTGGACGTTCTCGAAGGCAAGACCATCGACCGACGGGCGATCGTCAACAGGAAGCAGCTCAGCATCGCCTGA
- the hflX gene encoding GTPase HflX, protein MEPRDREGAIGLSGPDDVKTTGRVIVVGPYLRTRPGDDGAASQSDMRDVEARIDEAAGLARAINLTVAESILALIGQIRPATYLGKGKVDEIAGVIAGQGAELVVMDCALSPIQQRNLEKAWNTKVLDRTGLILEIFGRRAKTKEGALQVELAHLNYQRSRLVRSWTHLERQRGGFGFMGGPGETQIEADRRLIGDRITRLENELKKVQATRRLHRAGRQRVPYRVVALVGYTNAGKSTLFNRLTRADVQAADMLFATLDPTLRAISLPHGGKAMLSDTVGFISNLPTQLVAAFRATLEEVLEADVILHVRDMSHEDAEAQQHDVELVLSQLGIDPEATDSIIEVWNKIDRLDEAARENLANIAARRPPERPCLMVSAETGEGVDVLLQAIEDRLAAARTTLDLTIDAADGAGISWLHRNAEVLAKELHEGHYDMTVRVDATKRDIVVERYHGVPRVA, encoded by the coding sequence TTGGAACCCCGAGATCGCGAAGGGGCCATCGGCCTTTCGGGGCCCGATGACGTCAAGACAACGGGCCGAGTCATCGTGGTCGGCCCGTATTTGCGGACACGCCCTGGCGATGACGGTGCGGCCAGCCAATCCGACATGCGTGATGTCGAGGCGCGGATCGACGAGGCCGCCGGGCTCGCGCGCGCCATCAACCTCACCGTGGCCGAGTCCATTCTCGCGCTGATCGGACAGATCCGTCCGGCAACCTATCTCGGCAAGGGCAAGGTCGACGAGATCGCAGGCGTGATCGCGGGCCAGGGCGCTGAGCTTGTCGTGATGGATTGCGCGCTGTCGCCGATCCAGCAGCGGAATCTGGAGAAGGCCTGGAACACCAAGGTGCTCGATCGCACCGGCCTCATCCTGGAGATCTTCGGCCGTCGCGCGAAGACCAAAGAGGGCGCGCTGCAGGTCGAGCTCGCGCATCTGAACTATCAACGCAGCCGCCTGGTGCGGTCGTGGACCCATCTCGAACGGCAGCGCGGCGGCTTCGGCTTCATGGGCGGTCCGGGCGAGACGCAGATCGAGGCCGACCGCCGGCTGATCGGCGATCGCATCACGCGGCTCGAGAACGAGCTCAAGAAGGTGCAGGCGACGCGCCGGCTGCATCGCGCCGGCCGCCAGCGCGTGCCGTATCGCGTGGTCGCGCTGGTCGGCTACACCAATGCAGGCAAGTCGACGCTGTTCAATCGGCTGACGCGCGCGGACGTGCAGGCGGCCGACATGCTGTTCGCCACGCTGGATCCGACCCTGCGCGCGATCAGCCTGCCGCATGGCGGCAAGGCGATGCTGTCGGACACCGTCGGCTTCATCTCCAACCTGCCGACGCAACTGGTCGCCGCCTTCCGCGCCACGCTCGAGGAGGTGCTGGAAGCTGACGTCATCCTGCATGTCCGCGACATGTCGCATGAGGATGCCGAGGCGCAGCAGCACGACGTCGAGCTGGTGCTCAGCCAGCTCGGCATCGATCCCGAAGCGACCGACAGCATCATCGAGGTCTGGAACAAGATCGACCGGCTCGACGAAGCCGCCCGCGAAAACCTCGCCAACATCGCCGCGCGGCGTCCGCCGGAGCGCCCATGCCTCATGGTCTCGGCCGAAACGGGCGAGGGCGTCGACGTGCTGCTGCAGGCGATCGAGGACCGCCTCGCGGCCGCGCGCACCACGCTCGATCTCACCATCGACGCGGCCGACGGCGCCGGCATCTCCTGGCTGCACCGCAATGCCGAGGTGCTCGCAAAGGAGCTGCACGAGGGCCACTACGACATGACCGTGCGTGTCGACGCCACCAAGCGCGACATCGTGGTCGAGCGCTATCACGGCGTGCCGCGAGTCGCCTGA
- a CDS encoding IclR family transcriptional regulator has protein sequence MAKKSSTLKSSTRSKTPKSAAPSGLKGVSAVDRALSILTAFQRGDGEVSLAELTRRTGLIKTTVMRMALSLESFGLIRRVDDGGYRLDAEVMRLAACYQHAFGLADHVTPVLEKLARSTGETASFYTRRGDQRLCLFRVESANQIRMHVQPGDLRPMDKSAIAQVLRHFDRGRAAAEIEVPIFTSGVTDPHSAALATPVFGPGGALLGALALSGPVTRLTAEHAEEIRPLLRTAGVDLTTACGG, from the coding sequence GTGGCGAAGAAATCGAGCACTTTGAAATCGAGCACGCGCAGCAAGACACCAAAGTCCGCGGCGCCGTCCGGCCTGAAGGGCGTCTCTGCCGTCGATCGCGCGTTGAGCATCTTGACGGCGTTTCAGCGCGGCGACGGCGAGGTCAGTCTCGCGGAGCTGACCAGGCGTACCGGACTGATCAAGACGACCGTCATGCGCATGGCGCTGTCGTTGGAAAGCTTCGGTCTGATCCGGCGCGTCGACGACGGCGGCTACCGGCTCGACGCCGAGGTGATGCGGCTCGCGGCCTGCTATCAGCACGCCTTCGGCCTCGCCGATCATGTCACGCCCGTGCTGGAGAAGCTGGCGCGCTCGACCGGCGAAACCGCTTCGTTCTACACGCGGCGGGGCGATCAGCGCCTCTGCCTGTTCCGGGTCGAAAGCGCGAACCAGATCCGGATGCACGTCCAGCCTGGCGATCTCCGCCCGATGGACAAGTCGGCCATCGCCCAGGTTCTCCGCCACTTCGACCGCGGCCGCGCTGCGGCCGAGATCGAGGTGCCGATCTTTACCAGCGGCGTCACCGACCCGCATTCGGCGGCGCTTGCGACGCCCGTGTTCGGCCCGGGTGGTGCTTTGCTGGGCGCTCTTGCTTTATCCGGCCCGGTGACCCGGTTGACCGCGGAGCATGCCGAGGAGATCCGGCCGCTGCTGAGGACGGCCGGGGTCGATTTGACCACGGCATGTGGCGGCTAG
- a CDS encoding sigma-54 dependent transcriptional regulator: MASDILIVDDEADIRELVAGILDDEGFTTRTARDSDSALAEIAGRRPNLVFLDIWLQGSKLDGLQLLEQIKKDHPDLPVVMISGHGNIETAVAAIKRGAYDFIEKPFKSDRLILVATRALENSRLKREVRELKQLAPTASTMTGRSPSMNQLRQTIERAAKANSRILIVGPPGSGKELAARTLHAQSPRAEGPFVVINAAAITPERMEEELFGIEQSNGEQSRKTGALEEAHGGTLFVDEIADMPRETQNKILRVLVDQTFQRAGGTTKVHVDVRIISSTARNLEEEIASGRFREDLYHRLSVVPIRVPPLSERREDIPELIDYFMDQISITTGLPKRQIGQDAMAVLQSHVWPGNVRQLRNNVERVMILAAGGPEVIITADMLPPDVGSMVPAMPTSNNGEHIMGLPLREAREVFERDYLIAQISRFSGNISRTAEFVGMERSALHRKLKALGVG; encoded by the coding sequence ATGGCGAGTGATATTCTGATTGTCGACGACGAAGCCGATATCCGGGAGCTGGTTGCCGGCATCCTGGACGACGAAGGCTTCACGACTCGAACGGCTCGCGACAGCGATTCGGCGCTCGCCGAAATCGCGGGCCGCCGGCCGAATCTGGTGTTTCTCGACATCTGGCTGCAGGGCTCCAAGCTCGACGGTCTGCAACTGCTCGAGCAGATCAAGAAGGATCACCCGGATCTGCCGGTCGTGATGATCTCCGGCCACGGCAACATCGAGACCGCGGTCGCCGCGATCAAGCGCGGCGCCTATGACTTCATCGAGAAGCCGTTCAAATCGGACCGGCTGATTCTCGTCGCGACGCGCGCGCTGGAGAATTCGCGTCTGAAGCGCGAGGTGCGCGAGCTCAAGCAACTCGCGCCGACCGCCAGCACGATGACCGGCCGGTCGCCGTCGATGAACCAGCTGCGCCAGACCATCGAGCGCGCCGCCAAGGCCAACAGCCGCATCCTGATCGTCGGACCTCCAGGCTCCGGCAAGGAGCTCGCGGCCCGCACGCTGCACGCGCAATCGCCGCGCGCCGAAGGCCCGTTCGTGGTGATCAACGCGGCTGCGATCACGCCGGAGCGGATGGAGGAGGAGCTGTTCGGCATCGAGCAGTCCAATGGCGAGCAGTCGCGCAAGACCGGCGCGCTCGAAGAGGCGCATGGCGGCACGCTGTTCGTCGACGAGATCGCCGACATGCCGCGGGAGACGCAGAACAAGATTCTGCGCGTGCTGGTCGACCAGACTTTCCAGCGCGCCGGCGGCACCACCAAGGTGCACGTTGATGTGCGTATCATCTCCTCGACGGCACGGAACCTGGAGGAGGAGATCGCCAGCGGCCGCTTCCGCGAGGATCTCTACCACCGCCTATCGGTGGTTCCGATTCGCGTGCCGCCGCTGTCGGAGCGCCGCGAGGACATTCCCGAGCTGATCGACTATTTCATGGACCAGATCTCGATCACGACCGGCCTGCCGAAGCGGCAGATCGGCCAGGACGCGATGGCCGTGCTGCAATCGCATGTCTGGCCGGGCAACGTCCGCCAGCTTCGCAACAATGTCGAGCGCGTGATGATTCTCGCCGCCGGCGGTCCGGAGGTGATCATCACCGCCGACATGCTGCCGCCTGATGTCGGCTCGATGGTGCCGGCGATGCCGACCAGCAACAATGGCGAGCACATCATGGGCCTGCCATTGCGCGAGGCGCGTGAGGTGTTCGAGCGCGATTATCTGATCGCGCAGATCAGCCGCTTCTCCGGCAACATCTCGCGCACTGCCGAGTTCGTCGGCATGGAGCGCTCGGCCCTGCACCGCAAGCTGAAGGCGCTCGGGGTCGGCTGA